The genomic region GTGAACCACCGAAGTGCTTGAACGAATTACGCACCGTTGAAACCGTGCGGTTAATGTTATCAGTGGAAGCCTCCACCAAAACCGCCACCCCGGCAGTACCATAACCTTCGTAAGTCACTTCTTCGAACTTAGCCCCGCCGGCCCCAGAAGCCTTATCAAGGGCCCGCTGGATGTTATCCTTGGGCATGTTTGCCGCCTTGGCCTTGTCGACCACCAGACGGAGAGAAGCGTTCATTTCGGGATCTGCACCGCCAGCCTTTGCCGCAACATATAAGTCGTGCGCTAGCTTTTGGAAAATCTTTCCCCGCTTAGCATCTTGGGCGTTTTTACGACCTTGAATGTTATGCCATTTACTGTGTCCTGACATCGTGTCATCTCCTTCAAAAAAATACAATATTAATATAGTACCAAATATTAGCCTTAATATCCAGATATTAGTACTGATTGCCACCCAGGATTTCCAAGTAGGTCATGGCAGCACTACTAATCAAGGCGGCCAGAATATCGTCCAAGTAAACGTTAACTGAGTCGGTCCGATCGTTAATTTCACCAATCAAGCCAGGCTTTAAGTCATCCAGGAGACCGTAGTGGACCGTAGCGGCAGCGGAAAACTGCTGGGTAATCCCAATGGCCAGAATTTCATCCACGTTATGACCGTTGGCGTCCCGCTGTAAACGGGGCTTTAAGGGTTCACTGTCTGGCATAATTGGTGCCTGTTCGTCTAGGTAAATTGCCGTCAGGATAATATCGGCCACTTCATCCTTGTGCAGGACCCGCTTGATGGCCTGGTTTAAGGCATCAACGTTAATTTCATCGTGGTACTTATCAACCAGGAAGGCTTCGGTTCCATGGAAAATATCTTCAATGTTTACGCCGCGTTCGCCCAACTTGTCAATGGCGGCCAGTTGCAATGCTTCTGTCATCAGTCTTTCCTTTCTTTTTACAGCTCATCGGCATCAGGGTTGTGGTAAATTTCCACGTTTAAGACATGGCCAATACCCTTGATATCACTGACAATGGCCTGCCGGTGATCCGCCGGCAATTGGTTTAAGGCCACCAAAGTGTACGCATAGTCACCCACCGCCCGGTTGCTCAACTCTTCAATGTTTAAATCCTGTTTTCCAAAGACCTGGCTAATTTGTCCCAGCATGTTGGGCACGTTTTCGTGCAGGATACCAATCCGGTAAGGGGTCAGGAAAGGTTCGTTAATGTCGGGATAGTTGACCGAGTTCACGATGTTTCCACTCGTCAGGAAATCATCCAGCTGCTTGGCTGCCATCAAGGCACTGGTATCCTCGGCCTCGACCGTGGAACCACCAATATGAGGGGTGATAATGACCCGGTCGTTATCTAAGAGCGGTTCGCTACTAAAGTCGGTAATGAAGAGCCGTAATTGCTTGGCATCTAGGGCCTTAACCGCCGCCTCATCATCAACAATCCCGCTCCGGGAGAAGTTAATCAAGGCCGCGTTAGGCTTCAATTGGGCCAGTTTCTTAGCATCAATAAAGTGGTGGTTGGCCTTGGTATAAGGAATATGCACTGTCACATAGTCAGCGGCCGCTAAGACCTCGTCAACACTGGCCGCGTGATGAACGTGACGGTCAATCCGCCAAGCCGTATTCGCATTCAGACCGGGGTCGTAACCGATTACGTCCATCCCCAGTGAAAGAGCGATGTTGGCCACCTTGGAGCCCACATTTCCCAGACCAATTACCCCCAGGGTCTTTTGGTAAAGTTCGGTACCCCGGTAACTGCCCTTGTTACGTTCGGTGCGCAGGGAAACATCCCCACCACGGGTTTCATTGGCAAAATTAATCGCCGAAATGATGGGCCTGGCCGCCATAATTAAGGCCGCAACGGTCAATTCCTTAACTGCATTAGCATTCCCACCCGGGGTATTAAAGACCGGGATCCCACGCTTAGAAAGCTCGCTTACTGGAATATTGTTAAACCCGGCCCCAGCTCGAACCACGGCCTTGACGCTGTCAGGAATTGTTTCATGGTGCAAATCTTGGGAACGGAGAAGGATGCCGTCGGGGGCCTCGTCACCATTGATTTGGTAGCCCCGCTCGCTTAGGTAATCCAATCCCTTTTCACTGACAGCGTTATAGGTTTTGATGTTCATTACTGGTTCTCCTTTTTAGCCTGGTCCAAAAATGTAATTAAGGCGTCAACGGCATCCATTGGCTGGGCGTTGTACAAGGAAGCCCGGAAACCGCCAACCGAACGGTGACCGGCCAGGTTGTGCAGTCCAGCTCGGTCAGCCTCCTGGCTAATCTTCTTATCCAAATCAGCATTACCGGTGGTAAAGACCACGTTGGTCAGGGAACGTGCCGCCCCCTGAACTGGTGCCTGGTAAAAGTCAGACTGGTCTAAGTAATCGTATAAGCGCTTAGCCTTCGCCTGGTTGCGGGCGTACATGGCTGGTACCCCACCTTCTTGATCAACCCAGTCTAAGACCAGGCCTAAGGCATAGATACTAAAGACGGGCGGCGTGTTGTACATTGAATTCTTATCAACGTAGTTTTGGTAACGCATCATCGGCCCGATCTTTTCGGGCTGTTGGTTGGCTAGCCAGTCCTTTTTAACAACTACCAGGGTTACCCCGGCTGGCCCCAGGTTTTTCTGAGCACCAGCAAAGAAGGCATCAAAGTCCTGGGCTTGGTAAGGCTCGGCCAAAATGTTGGAACTGAGATCCGCAATCAGGCGACCATCAGTCTTTGGCAACAGGTCCTGGTGATAGGTGGTCCCTTCAATGGTGTTATTGGTAGTCAGATAGAGATAGTCATAGTCCGCTGACTTAAAATCGGCCGGCAAACTTGGTAGGTAACGGTACTTATCTGGTCGCGATGTAGCAAGAATATCGGCCTCTTTACCAACTGCGTCAGCCGCCAAGGCCGCCTTGTGGGCAAAGTTACCCGAATCCAAGACCGCAATCTTCCCCAGGTGAGTGGCAAAGTTGGCCGGTAGCATTTCAAATTGGAGGGAGCCACCACCCTGGACAAAGAGCACGGCGTATTCGTCAGAAATCCCCATTAACTGGCGGAGTTTTTCCTGGGCGTGGTTAATGATGGCATCAAACTGGGGACTGCGGTGGGAAATCTCTAGGATGCTGGTATGGGTGTGCTCCTGGGCCGCCAAATCTTTTTGAATTTGCTGGATAACCGGCTCGGGTAAGACCCCAGGTCCGGCTGAAAAATTATAACTTTGCATCATTGCTCCTCACTGCAGGGTAACAAAAAAGCACAGATACCCCCGGCATCCGTGCTTAGTTTCTAATTCACGTCGAAACACGCAAATAAGCCCCTTAGCCTTGAATACTAGTGGGCTTTTGTTGGTGTATCAAATCTTGATTTAATCCACACATACGCGCCTGCTCCCTTTAATTATCCTCATTCTACGAGAAGAAAAATAATTGTCAAGGCTTGTAATATGGCCCCTAATCAGGGTATAATGTTCCATGTTGCTTGCCGATGTGGCGGAACTGGCAGACGCGTACCGTTCAGGTCGGTATGGTGATTTCACCGTGCAGGTTCGATTCCTGTCATCGGCATCTTAGCTTGATAAATAG from Leuconostocaceae bacterium ESL0723 harbors:
- a CDS encoding YebC/PmpR family DNA-binding transcriptional regulator, whose protein sequence is MSGHSKWHNIQGRKNAQDAKRGKIFQKLAHDLYVAAKAGGADPEMNASLRLVVDKAKAANMPKDNIQRALDKASGAGGAKFEEVTYEGYGTAGVAVLVEASTDNINRTVSTVRNSFKHFGGSLGTSGSVAFQFDRKGYLVIDRSEFPDLDEDQVLEDALEAGAEDVQTSDEAFEIYTEPGDFQTVEGALVDAGYDFADAEVTMIPQNPMEVGGDDREKLDKLVDELEDNEDVLAVYTTAE
- a CDS encoding phosphatidylglycerophosphatase A; its protein translation is MTEALQLAAIDKLGERGVNIEDIFHGTEAFLVDKYHDEINVDALNQAIKRVLHKDEVADIILTAIYLDEQAPIMPDSEPLKPRLQRDANGHNVDEILAIGITQQFSAAATVHYGLLDDLKPGLIGEINDRTDSVNVYLDDILAALISSAAMTYLEILGGNQY
- a CDS encoding 3-phosphoglycerate dehydrogenase family protein; protein product: MNIKTYNAVSEKGLDYLSERGYQINGDEAPDGILLRSQDLHHETIPDSVKAVVRAGAGFNNIPVSELSKRGIPVFNTPGGNANAVKELTVAALIMAARPIISAINFANETRGGDVSLRTERNKGSYRGTELYQKTLGVIGLGNVGSKVANIALSLGMDVIGYDPGLNANTAWRIDRHVHHAASVDEVLAAADYVTVHIPYTKANHHFIDAKKLAQLKPNAALINFSRSGIVDDEAAVKALDAKQLRLFITDFSSEPLLDNDRVIITPHIGGSTVEAEDTSALMAAKQLDDFLTSGNIVNSVNYPDINEPFLTPYRIGILHENVPNMLGQISQVFGKQDLNIEELSNRAVGDYAYTLVALNQLPADHRQAIVSDIKGIGHVLNVEIYHNPDADEL
- the serC gene encoding 3-phosphoserine/phosphohydroxythreonine transaminase, with amino-acid sequence MQSYNFSAGPGVLPEPVIQQIQKDLAAQEHTHTSILEISHRSPQFDAIINHAQEKLRQLMGISDEYAVLFVQGGGSLQFEMLPANFATHLGKIAVLDSGNFAHKAALAADAVGKEADILATSRPDKYRYLPSLPADFKSADYDYLYLTTNNTIEGTTYHQDLLPKTDGRLIADLSSNILAEPYQAQDFDAFFAGAQKNLGPAGVTLVVVKKDWLANQQPEKIGPMMRYQNYVDKNSMYNTPPVFSIYALGLVLDWVDQEGGVPAMYARNQAKAKRLYDYLDQSDFYQAPVQGAARSLTNVVFTTGNADLDKKISQEADRAGLHNLAGHRSVGGFRASLYNAQPMDAVDALITFLDQAKKENQ